A single Numenius arquata chromosome 15, bNumArq3.hap1.1, whole genome shotgun sequence DNA region contains:
- the PGAM1 gene encoding phosphoglycerate mutase 1 codes for MAAYRLVLVRHGESAWNLENRFSGWYDADLSPAGQQEARRGGEALRDAGYEFDICFTSVQKRAIRTLWTVLDAIDQMWLPVIRTWRLNERHYGALTGLNKAETAAKHGEAQVKIWRRSYDIPPPPMQSDHPFYSTISKDRRYADLTEDQLPTCESLKDTIARALPFWNEEIVPQIKEGKRVLIAAHGNSLRGIVKHLEGMSEEAIMELNLPTGIPIVYELDKNLKPIKPMQFLGDEETVRKAMEAVAAQGKVKK; via the exons ATGGCCGCCTACCGCCTCGTCCTCGTCCGCCACGGCGAGAGCGCCTGGAACCTGGAGAATCGCTTCAGCGGTTGGTACGATGCCGATCTCAGCCCTGCCGGTCAGCAGGAGGCGCGGCGCGGCGGCGAGGCCCTACGAG ATGCCGGCTACGAGTTCGATATTTGCTTCACCTCGGTACAGAAACGGGCCATCCGTACCCTGTGGACCGTTCTGGATGCTATCGATCAGATGTGGTTACCCGTTATCCGAACCTGGCGCCTGAATGAGAGGCACTACGGGGCTCTCACCGGTTTGAATAAGGCCGAGACGGCGGCAAAGCATGGCGAGGCGCAGGTGAAGATCTGGAGGCGCTCGTACGACATCCCTCCACCTCCCATGCAGTCCGATCACCCCTTCTACAGCACCATCAGCAAG GACCGTCGCTATGCTGACCTGACGGAGGACCAGCTGCCGACATGTGAGAGTCTAAAGGACACCATCGCCCGGGCTCTGCCTTTCTGGAATGAGGAAATCGTCCCGCAGATCAAAGAGGGAAAGCGAGTCCTTATTGCTGCCCACGGCAATAGCCTGCGTGGGATCGTCAAGCACCTGGAAG GCATGTCAGAAGAGGCCATCATGGAGCTGAACCTGCCCACCGGCATCCCTATCGTCTATGAGCTGGACAAGAACCTGAAACCCATCAAACCCATGCAGTTCCTGGGGGACGAGGAGACAGTGCGCAAGGCCATGGAGGCTGTCGCTGCTCAGGGCAAGGTCAAGAAGTGA